Proteins encoded together in one Planctopirus ephydatiae window:
- a CDS encoding glycosyltransferase, whose product MTISLPLLLMALFWLSILLLGYIYVGYPLVMAFLARITRQPPALQDQPASPVNPRTISVLLSAHHEPLTLPRKIENLLASSAAHQIQQILVGLDGADEETLAALSRIENPVLKVVPFAARRGKPSVLNDLAALATGEILLFVDARQTFELDTIEKLLQRFDDPHITVVSGELKFLTSAHETTASEGVGFYWKYEKFIRKQESRFRGVPGATGACYALRKSAYRPIPAQTILDDVLIPMQAVMQGGKCVFEAHATIWDTPAKTTQHESTRKRRTIAGVVQLVLLKPALILPWKNPLWFEFVSHKLLRLASPWLLLSALVTNLLLLPNSPVYAWLLGAQALAWALAIAGAIVQSTGGQLRYCAPFLMFATLNWTTLLAEWDALWNRYQVTWKRAG is encoded by the coding sequence ATGACCATCAGTCTCCCGTTGTTGCTGATGGCGCTCTTCTGGCTGTCGATTCTCCTCCTGGGATACATCTACGTCGGGTATCCCCTCGTCATGGCTTTCCTCGCACGCATCACCCGGCAACCACCGGCTTTGCAGGATCAACCGGCTTCACCCGTCAATCCTCGAACCATCAGCGTGCTGCTGTCCGCCCATCACGAACCGCTCACTTTACCCCGAAAGATCGAGAATCTGCTCGCCTCGAGTGCTGCTCACCAGATCCAGCAAATCCTGGTCGGTCTCGACGGGGCCGATGAAGAAACGCTCGCAGCTCTCAGCCGGATCGAGAATCCGGTGTTAAAGGTCGTGCCGTTCGCTGCAAGACGCGGCAAACCCTCCGTCCTCAACGATCTGGCGGCACTCGCCACGGGCGAGATTCTGCTCTTCGTCGATGCGCGCCAAACCTTCGAACTCGATACCATCGAAAAACTTCTCCAACGCTTTGACGACCCGCACATCACTGTCGTTTCCGGCGAACTCAAATTCCTCACTTCAGCCCACGAAACCACAGCCAGCGAAGGGGTTGGTTTTTATTGGAAGTACGAGAAGTTCATTCGCAAACAGGAAAGTCGCTTTCGCGGTGTCCCAGGCGCTACCGGAGCCTGCTACGCCTTAAGGAAAAGTGCTTACCGGCCCATCCCGGCTCAAACAATTCTCGATGATGTGTTAATCCCCATGCAGGCCGTTATGCAGGGTGGAAAATGTGTTTTCGAAGCCCACGCCACCATCTGGGATACACCCGCCAAAACCACTCAACACGAATCCACCCGTAAGCGACGAACCATTGCTGGCGTCGTGCAACTGGTCCTCTTGAAACCTGCTTTGATCCTGCCCTGGAAAAACCCACTCTGGTTCGAGTTTGTCTCCCATAAACTCCTCAGGCTGGCCAGCCCCTGGCTGCTACTATCGGCACTGGTGACAAATCTCCTGCTTTTGCCCAATTCACCCGTGTATGCCTGGCTCCTCGGTGCACAAGCTCTCGCCTGGGCCCTCGCCATCGCAGGAGCCATTGTGCAATCCACAGGGGGACAACTTCGCTACTGCGCCCCCTTTTTAATGTTCGCCACACTCAACTGGACCACCTTACTGGCCGAGTGGGATGCCCTCTGGAATCGATATCAAGTGACGTGGAAGCGTGCCGGTTAG
- a CDS encoding glycosyltransferase family protein yields MITAKRPMPPWLQAIAEPAPSFRFSAHPPRPVEPPARKRVLLVAYSFPPVGGAGVQRPAKWVKYLQQFGWDVTVLTVENPSVPLLDESLLKEIPAGVQIIKARTLEPGYRLKQAMIGSSHQATNTRASQSQPTSRTPGMFRRMVARLLSFAKRCAKQCATTLLQPDAQRLWLPEAWKVACQALEETPHDALLVTAPPYSSFLLGQGLAKKYHLPLILDYRDEWDLSSKYLENSPGGWYARFTQQRMQQAVLKSASAVIATTNASSAALRSQLKSLGLDTPVETIYNGFDTTDFESVSAPETSSSTTDRQPALPSASADRFRLVYTGTLWNLTDIQPVVRALELVCSQSPEIASNIELTVIGRKTPEQSQLLTRLAGLPCQIISRDYCPHAEVLGYQSQADSLLLLLSDVPGAERVVPAKLFEYLATRKQILAVVPAGETAQIVQTFHARSHFPPGDPQAIANWLIEQVRLKTTTSSSAASSFPEEELLAYSRSRQTAQLAKLLSDVCAMQGSQGLQRARGAV; encoded by the coding sequence GTGATCACTGCCAAACGTCCTATGCCCCCCTGGCTGCAAGCGATTGCCGAACCCGCGCCTTCGTTTCGTTTTTCAGCCCATCCGCCGCGCCCTGTTGAACCACCAGCTCGAAAAAGAGTTTTGCTCGTGGCTTACAGCTTTCCACCAGTCGGCGGCGCCGGAGTACAACGACCTGCCAAATGGGTCAAATATCTCCAGCAGTTCGGCTGGGATGTCACCGTTCTCACAGTCGAAAACCCATCGGTACCACTCCTTGATGAAAGTCTGCTCAAGGAGATTCCCGCTGGAGTGCAGATCATCAAGGCCCGCACGCTCGAACCTGGCTATCGCCTCAAACAGGCCATGATTGGCTCCAGTCATCAGGCGACGAACACCAGAGCGTCTCAATCTCAGCCCACCAGCCGTACGCCTGGCATGTTCCGACGCATGGTCGCCAGGCTGCTGAGCTTTGCCAAACGCTGCGCGAAACAATGCGCCACCACTCTCCTGCAACCCGATGCGCAGCGCCTCTGGTTACCCGAAGCCTGGAAAGTCGCCTGCCAGGCACTGGAAGAAACTCCTCACGATGCGTTGCTCGTCACGGCTCCGCCTTACTCAAGTTTTCTTTTAGGCCAGGGACTCGCAAAGAAATATCACCTGCCCCTCATTCTCGATTACCGCGACGAATGGGATCTCAGCAGCAAGTACCTCGAAAATTCACCTGGCGGCTGGTATGCCCGCTTCACACAGCAGCGGATGCAGCAGGCCGTTCTCAAAAGTGCCAGTGCCGTCATTGCCACCACGAACGCCAGCAGTGCAGCCCTGCGCAGCCAGTTGAAATCGCTGGGTCTCGATACGCCTGTCGAAACCATCTACAACGGTTTCGATACCACGGATTTTGAATCCGTTTCTGCACCCGAAACTTCTTCGTCAACGACGGACCGTCAACCCGCTCTTCCCTCGGCATCCGCAGATCGATTCCGACTCGTCTATACCGGCACATTATGGAATCTGACCGATATCCAACCCGTCGTCCGGGCACTGGAGCTGGTGTGCAGCCAATCACCCGAAATCGCATCAAACATCGAACTGACTGTCATTGGCCGCAAAACGCCCGAACAATCCCAGCTCCTGACACGCTTGGCTGGTTTGCCATGTCAGATCATTTCGCGCGATTACTGCCCGCACGCCGAAGTTCTTGGCTATCAGTCACAAGCCGACAGTCTCCTGCTGTTACTCAGCGATGTTCCCGGTGCTGAACGTGTCGTGCCCGCCAAACTCTTTGAATATCTCGCCACGCGCAAACAGATTCTGGCGGTCGTCCCTGCAGGCGAAACCGCTCAAATTGTGCAAACTTTCCACGCCCGGAGCCACTTTCCTCCCGGCGATCCACAGGCCATTGCCAATTGGCTCATCGAGCAGGTGCGTCTGAAAACCACGACCTCCTCTTCAGCGGCATCCAGCTTCCCCGAAGAAGAACTGCTGGCTTACAGCCGGTCTCGTCAAACCGCTCAACTGGCGAAATTGCTGTCTGATGTCTGCGCGATGCAGGGATCGCAAGGCTTGCAGAGAGCACGAGGTGCCGTATGA
- a CDS encoding polysaccharide deacetylase family protein, translating into MNPLKQFAKLLITQLSPKEDWLIQARTQEKIFSWTFDDGPDPIHTPFVLDALHQVGARATFFVVGERAARYPDLIRRIVAEGHELGNHTWTHSEPANTSTAAFLDEVDRTQDYLEVLTKIRPRWFRPPKGELTFGKWRGLVQRKLAIALWSQDPKDWRMKSSDELVAWCNSTEPMPGEVILLHDVHRFGGIAIRLWAREPWYRDWQSVTLSQLVPRKDAHGQLIQQTAILDSTAATGSQLPFIPVPTDNLVMQAIPEEFSEPLPNPIPPQEASKQRQVEEQIAIDMFEY; encoded by the coding sequence ATGAATCCTCTCAAGCAGTTTGCCAAACTTCTGATCACGCAGCTTTCGCCCAAAGAAGACTGGCTGATTCAGGCGCGCACTCAGGAAAAGATCTTCTCGTGGACCTTCGATGATGGCCCGGATCCTATCCATACACCTTTCGTGCTGGATGCTCTCCATCAAGTCGGTGCTCGCGCCACGTTCTTTGTGGTGGGTGAACGAGCCGCTCGTTATCCCGATCTGATTCGACGCATTGTGGCTGAAGGTCACGAACTCGGGAACCATACCTGGACTCACAGCGAGCCGGCCAACACATCGACTGCAGCTTTTCTCGATGAAGTGGATCGCACGCAGGATTACCTCGAAGTCCTCACTAAAATTCGACCGCGATGGTTTCGCCCACCCAAAGGGGAACTGACTTTTGGCAAATGGCGCGGCCTCGTCCAGAGGAAGCTCGCCATTGCTCTCTGGTCGCAAGACCCCAAAGACTGGCGGATGAAATCGTCTGATGAACTTGTCGCCTGGTGCAACAGCACGGAGCCCATGCCGGGAGAAGTCATTCTCCTGCACGATGTCCATCGCTTTGGAGGGATTGCCATCCGTCTCTGGGCGCGCGAGCCCTGGTATCGCGACTGGCAGAGCGTCACTCTCAGCCAGCTTGTCCCCCGCAAAGATGCCCATGGCCAACTCATTCAGCAAACCGCGATCCTTGATTCAACAGCCGCAACAGGAAGCCAGCTCCCGTTCATCCCAGTCCCAACAGACAACCTCGTGATGCAAGCCATTCCAGAAGAATTTTCTGAACCACTGCCCAATCCGATTCCTCCCCAGGAAGCTTCAAAACAACGGCAGGTGGAAGAACAGATTGCCATCGACATGTTTGAGTATTAA
- a CDS encoding glycosyltransferase, with translation MRVLFFSHNFPNPWNPGLGTFNRTMLAGLAASSRLTETHPTSNGGAAQHPHKVRIVSPIPWNQWYSSLIPGCKPKAKFDTFEAIPGVPATYFPFYYPPKILRSQYHRCLSWSSQSILPQILREEQPDVVLSYWSHPDGAVATKMAHAAGIPSVVMTGGSDVLLLARSGSRRRAILEALHAADLVITVSENLSRVLVEDGLPPEKLAVVRRGVDTTIFQPGSKRAAREKLKQPQDVALLVAPGRLAPVKGWEYLLRACRSLADRGLRFRCVFVGHGSLQQRLQAQAEELQITNMIHFAGSCPQAELVDWYRAASVIVLPSISEGVPNVLMEAMASGANFVASEVGGIPEIADPYFDRLVPPGQPLSLANAIEDLLNHSPETDTESGMVRRWRPSSLEESTNHLIQALSTCVHRFHDQGGYIHGLADREYRELIETNESSMADEYAYLSSSLMGGTP, from the coding sequence ATGCGAGTTTTGTTTTTCTCACATAACTTTCCCAATCCGTGGAATCCCGGATTAGGCACCTTCAACCGCACGATGCTCGCCGGTCTGGCCGCTTCGTCGCGCCTGACGGAAACTCATCCCACGTCGAATGGTGGTGCTGCACAACATCCGCACAAAGTCCGCATCGTTTCACCGATCCCCTGGAATCAGTGGTATTCGAGTCTCATTCCCGGCTGCAAACCCAAAGCCAAATTCGACACCTTCGAAGCCATACCGGGAGTACCAGCCACTTACTTCCCCTTCTACTATCCACCCAAAATTCTCCGCTCTCAATATCACCGCTGCCTCTCCTGGTCGAGCCAGTCCATACTTCCGCAGATCCTGCGCGAAGAGCAGCCCGATGTCGTGCTTTCCTACTGGTCACATCCCGACGGTGCCGTCGCCACGAAAATGGCTCATGCCGCTGGCATTCCTTCCGTCGTGATGACCGGAGGCAGCGATGTGCTTTTGCTGGCACGCTCCGGGAGCCGCCGCCGAGCGATTCTCGAAGCACTCCATGCCGCCGATCTGGTCATCACCGTGAGCGAAAATCTTTCCCGCGTACTCGTTGAAGATGGCCTGCCACCCGAAAAACTCGCCGTTGTCCGCCGGGGAGTCGATACCACCATCTTTCAGCCTGGTTCAAAACGAGCTGCCAGAGAAAAACTTAAACAGCCGCAAGATGTCGCCTTGCTGGTCGCACCCGGTCGTCTCGCACCTGTCAAAGGTTGGGAATACCTCTTGCGTGCCTGTCGTTCGCTGGCAGATCGTGGTCTAAGGTTTCGCTGTGTCTTTGTGGGCCACGGCTCATTGCAACAGCGTCTGCAAGCCCAGGCCGAAGAACTTCAGATTACGAACATGATTCATTTTGCCGGCTCCTGCCCTCAGGCAGAGCTGGTCGACTGGTATCGCGCAGCCAGTGTCATTGTCTTGCCCAGCATCTCCGAAGGTGTACCCAACGTCCTCATGGAAGCCATGGCCAGTGGTGCGAATTTCGTAGCCAGTGAAGTCGGGGGCATTCCAGAAATTGCCGACCCATATTTTGATCGGCTCGTTCCCCCTGGACAGCCTCTTTCTCTAGCCAATGCCATTGAAGACTTGCTGAATCACTCGCCAGAAACCGATACCGAATCGGGAATGGTGCGTCGCTGGCGCCCCAGCTCACTGGAAGAATCGACCAATCATCTCATCCAGGCACTGTCCACCTGCGTTCATCGTTTTCACGATCAGGGGGGTTACATCCATGGTCTGGCAGATCGCGAGTATCGTGAGCTCATTGAAACCAACGAATCTTCCATGGCCGACGAATACGCTTATCTCTCTTCCAGCCTTATGGGAGGAACCCCATGA
- a CDS encoding GNAT family N-acetyltransferase: protein MPALIENLPSNSSTATGPAVGSPHNITSATHHHPQSGDGTLVVRQLPLEQVLADAELQARWVDLLHKAENGYAILHPEHVATEWKFWSYRPDSSMWQPRVIFQEHHGPGQHGKVHHGQWESLAVLLPRQITARRLTHLPLPVQLQGWHLVGGQILRTSTNTACFEPASSSTRAIFSAIKQHVDQSRGDFLQIEDLDVDDPLYGAVQSLSGTGFEVHVPYGDRARWRIDLRGGSAGYWSKFSSKTRNGFKRKQKKCPSRQLECITHPQDVPRFLEAASEISKHTWQTHELGLRIKNDPRDQAIYGAIAEAGLFRSYLWSIDGRPVAFLVGNQAAETFHYEEVGFHEDFADYSPGLLMLIDVLNDMLVVNTPRWFDFGGGDAEYKRIFGNDQSSSGTTWLVRRHGLASGIFHTALAVNLIRQQGARLRDYCKERKRLQKNNLQKDVPPGLNLPTGDENPS from the coding sequence ATGCCAGCATTGATTGAAAACCTGCCATCAAATAGCTCCACAGCAACAGGCCCGGCAGTCGGTTCGCCGCACAACATCACATCGGCCACCCATCATCACCCGCAATCTGGTGATGGAACTCTTGTCGTCCGCCAACTGCCACTTGAGCAGGTGCTGGCCGATGCGGAACTGCAGGCCCGCTGGGTCGATCTGTTGCACAAAGCCGAAAATGGTTACGCCATTCTGCATCCAGAACATGTCGCCACCGAATGGAAGTTCTGGAGCTACCGGCCTGATAGCTCGATGTGGCAACCTCGAGTGATCTTTCAAGAACACCATGGCCCGGGACAGCATGGAAAAGTACACCATGGCCAGTGGGAAAGCCTGGCAGTCCTGCTCCCCCGCCAGATTACCGCTCGTCGCCTGACTCATCTCCCTTTGCCGGTTCAACTCCAGGGCTGGCATCTGGTGGGCGGACAGATCCTCCGCACTTCGACCAATACGGCTTGCTTCGAGCCGGCCTCCAGCAGCACGCGGGCAATTTTTTCAGCCATCAAACAGCATGTCGATCAGTCACGAGGCGACTTTTTACAGATCGAAGACCTCGACGTCGACGATCCTCTCTACGGAGCGGTTCAATCCCTCTCTGGCACCGGTTTCGAAGTGCACGTTCCCTATGGCGACCGCGCCCGGTGGAGAATCGATCTGCGCGGCGGCTCGGCTGGCTACTGGAGCAAATTCTCCAGCAAAACCCGCAATGGCTTCAAACGCAAACAGAAGAAATGCCCCTCCCGACAATTGGAATGCATCACTCATCCGCAGGATGTTCCCCGCTTTCTCGAAGCCGCCAGCGAAATCTCGAAACACACCTGGCAGACACACGAACTCGGCCTGCGGATTAAAAACGATCCCCGCGATCAGGCCATCTATGGTGCCATTGCCGAAGCAGGTCTATTCCGTTCATATCTCTGGTCCATCGATGGCAGGCCCGTCGCCTTTCTTGTCGGCAATCAGGCGGCAGAAACATTCCATTACGAAGAGGTCGGCTTCCACGAAGACTTTGCCGACTACTCTCCTGGCCTGCTCATGCTGATCGATGTGCTCAACGACATGCTCGTTGTGAACACACCCCGCTGGTTCGACTTTGGCGGCGGTGACGCCGAATACAAACGCATCTTCGGTAATGATCAAAGTTCCAGTGGCACCACCTGGCTCGTACGACGCCATGGCCTGGCATCCGGCATTTTTCACACCGCACTCGCAGTGAACTTAATTCGCCAGCAGGGAGCCCGGCTGCGAGACTACTGCAAAGAGCGTAAGCGTTTGCAGAAAAACAACTTACAAAAAGATGTACCCCCAGGGCTGAATCTGCCGACCGGGGATGAAAATCCAAGCTAA
- a CDS encoding phenylacetate--CoA ligase family protein has protein sequence MYETLYRNILLPMFDGTIKGRQTMKHWQRAEATQWHSRSELELQQLVDLRRLVAHAAAHSLYYKNLLLEHAIDPATISSFDDFRRVPLLHRETIARNRLQLSTSLPMKRISKSTGGSSGEPLHFEISAESNDRRVAMTYRGYGWAHAGPGTRQLYIWGTPPSRLAAWKRWKMSLHHAFDHHLVLSCFEFTPEMMHRQLRRMNAWRPQVIVAYTNAAYEFARFIESEGLQVWQPKSIVVGAEKLHDFQRIVLERVFKAPVFETYGSREFMLIGAECEQHSGLHLSMENLFVEILDDEGQPTPAGEEGNVVITDLFNDAMPFIRYVNGDRAIAGFENCPCGRGLPLLRKVTGRQLDVLTTPDGRKIPGEFFPHLIKDYRSIRRFQVIQNDPHEIIVRMVTSGGLTLADLHHLENDLREGIGPIVTLKLEQVDDIPLTRAGKLKVVVNNLQTSQTSGRLPEHSDLAAGSDDQPAAQGALVCQH, from the coding sequence ATGTACGAGACCTTATATCGAAACATCCTGCTCCCCATGTTCGACGGCACCATCAAGGGCCGCCAGACCATGAAGCACTGGCAACGGGCCGAAGCCACCCAGTGGCATTCCCGCTCCGAGCTCGAACTGCAACAGCTCGTCGACCTGCGCCGGCTCGTCGCTCATGCCGCCGCGCATTCACTCTACTACAAAAATCTGCTTCTTGAGCATGCGATTGATCCCGCCACCATTTCCTCATTCGATGATTTTCGCAGAGTTCCACTGCTCCATCGGGAAACCATCGCCAGAAATCGTCTACAGCTCAGCACATCTCTCCCCATGAAAAGGATCAGCAAAAGTACGGGCGGTTCCAGTGGCGAACCACTGCACTTTGAGATCAGTGCCGAAAGCAATGACCGCCGTGTCGCCATGACTTATCGTGGTTACGGCTGGGCACATGCCGGCCCAGGCACCAGACAGCTCTACATCTGGGGCACTCCGCCATCTCGTCTGGCCGCCTGGAAACGCTGGAAAATGTCCCTGCATCACGCCTTTGATCATCATCTCGTGCTGAGCTGTTTCGAGTTCACTCCTGAGATGATGCACAGGCAGCTTCGCCGCATGAATGCGTGGCGACCTCAAGTGATTGTGGCCTACACCAATGCCGCCTATGAGTTTGCCCGCTTCATTGAAAGCGAAGGTCTCCAGGTGTGGCAGCCAAAGTCGATTGTCGTGGGTGCTGAAAAACTGCATGACTTCCAGCGGATTGTCCTCGAACGAGTCTTTAAGGCACCCGTTTTCGAAACGTATGGCTCACGGGAATTCATGCTGATTGGTGCGGAATGCGAGCAGCATTCGGGTCTACATCTCAGCATGGAAAACCTCTTCGTCGAAATTCTCGATGATGAGGGCCAGCCCACACCCGCTGGCGAAGAAGGCAACGTCGTCATCACCGATCTCTTTAACGATGCCATGCCCTTCATCCGCTATGTCAACGGAGACCGGGCCATTGCCGGCTTCGAAAACTGTCCCTGTGGTCGCGGGTTGCCACTCCTCCGCAAAGTCACCGGAAGGCAGCTCGATGTCCTGACAACCCCCGATGGTCGCAAAATTCCCGGCGAATTCTTCCCCCATCTCATCAAAGATTATCGCTCGATCCGCCGGTTTCAGGTCATCCAGAATGATCCACACGAGATCATCGTCCGCATGGTCACCAGCGGTGGGCTTACTCTGGCCGATCTGCATCATCTCGAAAACGATCTGCGTGAAGGCATCGGTCCGATAGTCACCCTCAAACTCGAACAGGTGGATGACATTCCTTTAACTCGAGCCGGCAAATTGAAAGTGGTGGTCAACAATCTGCAGACCTCGCAAACCTCCGGCAGACTTCCTGAACATTCAGACCTTGCAGCAGGCAGTGACGATCAACCCGCAGCCCAAGGAGCGTTGGTATGCCAGCATTGA
- a CDS encoding glycosyltransferase: MTTITTDQRLDPMNSSTSTTTILPTLRPAGQRSLASLAGHAPRTSTISPNPSVVSDADNPHIEETPSRPLKVCHVSLTLKTGGLERLLVDFARRHDHDRAELTFLAMREIGPFAEYIRETGCEVHQLKTRGRLAQLQEMSAFFKAHHFDVIHTHNTYPHLYATLAARWSGVPVVVNTRHGQRLGHNWRANLQYRFTTRLVDRIVAVSDDAARLCLNEDRLPASVVARIWNGIDPAQFAWRGSSQELSAITVCRLSAEKDIGTLLKAVDLVRRVHPTFKLIIVGDGAERPHLEQLAAQLDLANHVSFLGERHDIPELLAQAGFFVSSSLSEGISLTLLEAMAVGLPVVATAVGGNPEIILPGVTGQLAPAADPEQLASAMLEICQHRNDWLAMGVAGRERVQEFFHIDRMIDDYTRLYETLLAEKSKRR; encoded by the coding sequence ATGACCACTATCACCACTGACCAGCGGCTGGATCCTATGAACTCATCGACATCAACCACCACCATCCTGCCCACCCTGCGACCTGCTGGTCAGCGGTCATTAGCATCGCTGGCGGGCCATGCTCCTCGTACTTCTACGATCAGCCCAAATCCATCTGTCGTCAGTGATGCAGACAATCCGCACATCGAGGAAACTCCCTCCAGGCCACTCAAAGTCTGTCATGTCAGTCTGACACTGAAGACGGGCGGGCTCGAGCGACTCCTCGTCGATTTTGCCCGCAGGCACGATCACGACCGGGCCGAGCTCACCTTCCTCGCCATGCGCGAAATCGGCCCCTTTGCCGAATACATTCGCGAAACAGGCTGTGAAGTCCATCAGTTGAAAACCCGTGGCCGACTAGCCCAGTTACAGGAAATGTCGGCGTTCTTTAAAGCTCATCACTTCGATGTGATTCACACGCACAATACCTATCCCCATTTGTATGCCACACTCGCGGCCCGCTGGAGTGGTGTGCCTGTCGTCGTCAACACACGCCACGGACAACGCCTCGGCCATAACTGGCGTGCCAATCTGCAGTACCGCTTCACCACCCGGCTGGTCGATCGCATTGTCGCTGTCTCCGATGATGCCGCCCGCCTCTGTCTCAATGAAGATCGACTCCCGGCCAGTGTTGTCGCACGCATCTGGAACGGCATCGATCCTGCCCAGTTTGCCTGGCGAGGTTCATCCCAGGAACTCTCCGCCATCACGGTCTGCCGCCTCTCTGCTGAAAAAGATATTGGCACCCTACTTAAGGCCGTCGATCTTGTTCGGCGGGTGCATCCCACCTTTAAACTGATCATTGTGGGCGATGGTGCCGAACGTCCCCATCTCGAACAACTCGCTGCGCAACTCGATCTCGCCAATCACGTCAGCTTTCTTGGCGAGCGGCACGATATCCCGGAATTGCTGGCACAGGCTGGTTTTTTCGTCAGTTCCTCTTTAAGTGAAGGGATCTCGCTCACCTTGCTGGAAGCCATGGCTGTCGGCTTACCAGTCGTCGCCACAGCCGTCGGTGGCAATCCTGAGATCATTCTGCCAGGTGTCACCGGGCAACTGGCACCTGCCGCTGATCCCGAACAACTTGCCAGCGCCATGCTCGAAATCTGCCAGCATCGAAATGACTGGCTGGCCATGGGAGTGGCTGGACGCGAACGAGTTCAGGAGTTCTTCCATATCGACCGCATGATCGATGACTACACACGTCTGTATGAAACCTTATTGGCCGAGAAGTCCAAGCGCCGCTGA
- a CDS encoding GNAT family N-acetyltransferase, whose protein sequence is MLTGISITDPKSFSATTIAEKPAFSRVEPRMNITWHRRPTFDQAFAQWRDLEQRLNWQALTSTTRWTQTWLKHYGDLVSPEIVIAEVNHIPVAAVLVITSEQQFEGPIRLRTVHLGTAGELDSDSAVVEYNTICAEPAYQELFLENVMRVLANRTTWDEIRLDGFEPRDIQPLLENYPQFTLRQRPCYCTNFPPHATPDNILEQLTSQARRAIRRNLRSYEGATVEWGDHVELAEEIFDDLTRLHQARWNAEGKPGAYASAPFLSFHKHLLKELVAHGQAVLVRVRRGDEVIGCSHLLIDRQRGLLYQSGHAPHESQRSPGLLTDWLTLLACQQHGLTAFDFMAGETYHKRRLTLDTNELLWARWIRPSWKRTVIDRLRDFKRFSHRLISGSSRSTSSTNPSANEPDQSQPGTAAEGALS, encoded by the coding sequence ATGCTCACTGGCATCTCCATCACTGATCCAAAAAGCTTCAGCGCGACAACGATTGCTGAAAAGCCGGCATTCTCTCGTGTCGAGCCTCGGATGAACATCACCTGGCACAGAAGACCCACCTTCGATCAGGCGTTTGCTCAATGGCGCGATCTCGAACAGCGCCTCAATTGGCAGGCACTCACTTCCACCACCCGCTGGACACAAACGTGGCTCAAGCATTACGGCGATCTGGTCTCTCCCGAGATTGTCATTGCCGAAGTCAACCACATTCCCGTTGCCGCTGTACTGGTCATCACCAGCGAACAGCAGTTCGAAGGCCCCATTCGCCTGCGCACAGTTCACCTTGGGACAGCCGGTGAACTGGATTCCGACAGCGCCGTGGTCGAGTACAACACGATCTGTGCCGAACCTGCCTATCAGGAATTGTTTCTTGAAAACGTCATGCGGGTGCTCGCAAATCGCACGACATGGGATGAAATTCGCCTCGATGGTTTCGAGCCCCGCGACATCCAACCTTTGCTTGAAAACTATCCGCAGTTCACCTTGCGTCAACGTCCCTGCTATTGCACGAACTTCCCTCCGCACGCCACGCCCGACAACATTCTCGAACAACTTACTTCGCAAGCACGCCGCGCCATTCGCCGCAATCTGCGGAGTTACGAAGGAGCCACTGTCGAATGGGGTGATCACGTCGAACTCGCCGAAGAAATCTTCGACGATCTCACCCGTTTGCATCAGGCCCGGTGGAATGCCGAAGGCAAACCCGGCGCTTATGCGAGTGCTCCCTTTCTCTCTTTTCACAAACACTTGCTCAAAGAACTCGTCGCTCATGGCCAGGCAGTGCTGGTGCGTGTCCGCCGAGGCGATGAAGTCATCGGCTGCAGTCACTTACTGATCGATCGCCAGCGCGGGCTGCTCTACCAAAGCGGCCATGCACCCCACGAATCCCAGCGCAGTCCTGGCCTGTTAACCGACTGGCTCACCTTATTGGCTTGCCAGCAACACGGCCTCACAGCCTTCGACTTCATGGCCGGCGAAACCTACCACAAACGCCGACTGACTCTCGATACCAATGAACTTCTCTGGGCTCGTTGGATCCGTCCCTCCTGGAAACGAACGGTCATCGATCGCTTGCGAGACTTCAAAAGGTTCTCACATCGACTGATCTCTGGGTCGTCACGTTCCACCAGTTCAACCAATCCATCAGCGAATGAGCCAGATCAATCCCAACCAGGCACAGCAGCCGAAGGGGCTTTGTCATGA